The genomic stretch CGTGATGCCGCCGGAGTTCGGAGATGATGTTGGCAACGACATCACAGTCGACAACGGAGGTAACGCCTATGTGGCGGGGACAGCCGGCAGTTACCCGTTTTCAAACATCGTCACTATCAAGTACCTGCCGAATGGGGATACTGCGTGGGTGCGTCGCTATAATGCTCAAGGTGTTGCCGAAATTGGCTACGGTGAACGTATCGCTCTTGATCCGCTCGGGAATGTGGTGGTCGGCTGCTCGGGCGGTCCCAATACGAATACCATCGATCTGATCACGCTGAAATACAGCACTGCAGGTGAATTACATTGGTTTACACGAACCGGGAGAGCCATCGGCCAAGACCTTCTATCAGACATGGCAGTTGCCGCCGACGGCTGGATTTGGATGACCGCAGCAAGCTTCAATGCCGGCACTAACTGGAACTGGCTGACAGTTCGGCTGAACCCGCTCGGTGATCCCACTTGGTCGGACTATTATATCGGGCCCGGGCCCATAGAATACGATACTGATATTCCGGCGGCAATCGTTGCAACTGATTCGACTCACGCCTGGGTGACCGGCCTGAAAACAACCGCAACCATGGGGTCTGAATTCCTGACCATTGCCTATCAACTCGATTGCTGTTACGGAATGACCGGCAATGTCGACGGCGACCCGGATGGATTGGTCGATATTTCCGACCTCTCGATCCTGATCGATCACCTGTTTTTCGGATTCGAGCCGCTTCCCTGTTTCGAGGAAGCAGACATCGACAATTCGGGGGCAATCGACATCAGCGACTTGAGCGCGATTATCGACCATATATTCTTCACAATGGACTTTCTGCCCGAGTGCCCGCGGTAGTAGGGTTGGGAGAATTCGATATTGTCAGACCGACTTGTGAAAGTTGTTCGGCAGGAGCCTCCCCCGGCTCCTGCCGAATCCATGTTGGTATGGCGCTATGTCAGATTCGGAGCTCGCCTGGCCTGGGCGAGAAACCTGACAGGCAGATCATTCTCGGTCCGTTCGAGAATGCCGTGAACCTCCGCCGAATGCCATCCAACGTACTATTGATCTGACCTCACAAATTTTGGCGAGGTGTCGAAGCAGAGCGCCCGACACCTCACGCGCTATGCCGTCTGCCAACGGGAGGGGGGCAGGCAGAGTGCGGCATGGCACGACTCATGGACCTTCCTATAGCCACAGATTTCTATCCAGCGTTCGATAGTGAATCGCCTCGGCGATATGTCCCATTTCGATTGACTCCGAGGCGGCCAGGTCGGCGATTGTCCGCGCCACTTTCAGAATGCGGTCATACGCCCTGGCCGAGAGCCCTTGCCGAGTTATCGCCAACGCCAGCAGTGAGTGTGATTTCTCGTCGATCTTGCAGAACCGCCGGATATCGCACGGCTCCATGTGGGCGTTGGCGAAGATGTTTGGCTCGCTCTGGAAGCGTCGAAGCTGAAGCTGACGGGCTGCGTTCACGCGCTTTCGGATCTCCGATGAGTTCTCCCCTTTCGCCTCGGAGGAAAGCTCCTTGAACTTCACCGATGGCACCGTGATATGAATATCGATCCGATCCAATAGCGGCCCGGAGACCCGCGACATGTAGCGCTGAATCTCACCGGACGAACAGTGGCATTCATGCTGCGGGTCGCCGTAGTAACCGCAGGGACAGGGGTTCATGGCGGCGACCAGCATGAACGACGCCGGATAGGTGAGCGCCGTGGAGGCGCGCGAAATGGTCACCTGCTTGTCCTCCATCGGCTGCCGGAGCATTTCCAGAATATCCTTCTTGAACTCCGGCATTTCATCGAGAAACAGCACGCCGTGGTGAGCCAGGGAAACCTCACCCGGTTTGGGGATCGTGCCGCCTCCCACCAATCCGGCGTACGACACGGTGTGATGCGGGGATCGGAACGGCCGCGTGGCGACCAGCGGTTCCTCGGGGCCAAGACGCCCGGCCACCGAATGGATTTTGGTGGTTTCGAGCGCTTCAGCAACACTCATGTCCGGCAGAATGGTCGGCATGCGCCGAGCGAGCATGGTCTTGCCCGAGCCGGGCGGGCCGATCATGATGATATTGTGCCCTCCGGCAGCGGCGATCTCAAGCGCCCTCTTGGCCGACTCCTGCCCTTTGACATCAGAAAAGTCGATGGGATATTTCCGCGCTTCGTTGAACACCGACGCGATGTCCACGTCGAACTGGCGGATGGTGGATTCATCTTCGAGAAAATGCACCGCCTGCTTGAGCGAATAAACCGGAAAGACCGGCACAGTGCCGGCCATGGCCGCCTCGCGGGCGTTCTCTTTCGGAACGATCATCCCTTTGATGCCGTTCCCCTCGTGTAAACTCATGGCCATGGGAAGAACGCCCGGCACCGGCTTAAGGCTGCCATCGAGCGAGAGTTCGCCGACCAGCACGAATTCATCGACTCGCTCACGAATTATTTGCCCGGTTGCGGCCAGTATCCCGACCGCGATCGGCAGGTCGAAAGCAGACCCCTCTTTTTTCACATCGGCGGGGGCCAGATTGATAGTGACGCGTTTGACCGGAAAGACGAAATCAGAGTTTTTTATGGCCGCTGTGACCCGTTCTTTTGATTCCCTGACCGCCCCCTCCGGCAAACCGACCGTGACAAAGGCCGGCATCTGTTGCTGGATATCTGCCTCTACCTCGACCGGGTAGGCATCCACACCGAGGGTCGCCGAAGAAATCACCTTGGCAAGCA from Candidatus Zixiibacteriota bacterium encodes the following:
- a CDS encoding YifB family Mg chelatase-like AAA ATPase — its product is MLAKVISSATLGVDAYPVEVEADIQQQMPAFVTVGLPEGAVRESKERVTAAIKNSDFVFPVKRVTINLAPADVKKEGSAFDLPIAVGILAATGQIIRERVDEFVLVGELSLDGSLKPVPGVLPMAMSLHEGNGIKGMIVPKENAREAAMAGTVPVFPVYSLKQAVHFLEDESTIRQFDVDIASVFNEARKYPIDFSDVKGQESAKRALEIAAAGGHNIIMIGPPGSGKTMLARRMPTILPDMSVAEALETTKIHSVAGRLGPEEPLVATRPFRSPHHTVSYAGLVGGGTIPKPGEVSLAHHGVLFLDEMPEFKKDILEMLRQPMEDKQVTISRASTALTYPASFMLVAAMNPCPCGYYGDPQHECHCSSGEIQRYMSRVSGPLLDRIDIHITVPSVKFKELSSEAKGENSSEIRKRVNAARQLQLRRFQSEPNIFANAHMEPCDIRRFCKIDEKSHSLLALAITRQGLSARAYDRILKVARTIADLAASESIEMGHIAEAIHYRTLDRNLWL